In one Bryobacteraceae bacterium genomic region, the following are encoded:
- a CDS encoding c-type cytochrome codes for MLAASLLAQAPDSNPFAKSTEAAEAGRKLYMTSCAGCHGPTGEGGRGPRIAQNQRLGRAPDARLFDSIKNGVRGSDMPPSPLPADQIWRLVTYVRAINAPAYEAPSTGDPAAGEKLYAKGNCANCHAIRGKGGALGPDLSHIGMMRSVAQLREAILKPSERPTEGFAGVTATFRDGRKIQGVAKNNTNYGIQILDREGNLHLIDKADLSALAFRKNSPMPGNYGTRFNRQEQNDLIAYLARQAIRVPEKEESK; via the coding sequence GTGCTTGCGGCAAGCTTGCTCGCTCAAGCCCCTGATTCTAACCCCTTCGCCAAGTCGACGGAAGCCGCCGAGGCTGGGCGCAAGCTGTACATGACTTCCTGCGCCGGCTGTCATGGACCAACCGGCGAAGGCGGGCGCGGGCCGCGCATCGCCCAGAACCAGCGGCTCGGCCGCGCCCCGGATGCGCGCCTGTTCGATTCGATCAAGAACGGCGTCCGCGGTTCCGACATGCCTCCGTCCCCACTACCCGCCGACCAGATATGGCGGCTCGTCACCTACGTCCGCGCCATCAATGCGCCGGCCTATGAGGCGCCCTCCACCGGCGATCCGGCCGCGGGCGAAAAGCTCTACGCGAAGGGCAACTGCGCCAACTGCCACGCCATCCGAGGCAAAGGCGGAGCCCTTGGGCCGGACCTTAGCCACATCGGCATGATGCGCTCTGTGGCGCAGCTTCGCGAAGCGATCCTCAAGCCGTCCGAGCGGCCCACGGAAGGTTTTGCCGGCGTCACGGCCACCTTCCGCGACGGGCGCAAGATCCAGGGCGTCGCCAAGAACAACACGAACTACGGCATCCAGATCCTCGACCGCGAGGGTAACCTCCACTTGATCGACAAAGCCGATTTGAGCGCGCTCGCGTTCCGCAAAAACTCGCCAATGCCCGGTAACTACGGAACCCGGTTCAACCGCCAGGAGCAAAACGACCTCATCGCCTATCTGGCCCGCCAAGCCATTCGAGTTCCGGAAAAGGAAGAATCCAAGTGA